The following are encoded together in the Deltaproteobacteria bacterium PRO3 genome:
- a CDS encoding ABC transporter ATP-binding protein, with translation IARRPDMLLCDGPTGALDHATGKLVLVALKRVNEELGTTTVVITHNAGIAGMADRVLRLADGRILSVERNARRLDPEELSW, from the coding sequence ATCGCCAGGCGCCCCGACATGCTGCTCTGCGACGGGCCCACCGGCGCCCTGGACCACGCCACCGGCAAGCTGGTGCTGGTCGCCTTGAAGCGGGTCAACGAGGAACTGGGGACGACGACGGTCGTCATCACCCACAACGCGGGCATCGCCGGGATGGCCGACCGGGTCCTGCGCCTGGCGGACGGAAGGATCCTCTCCGTCGAGCGCAACGCGCGGCGCCTGGACCCGGAGGAGCTGAGCTGGTGA